The DNA region TTTGACTCAATAGTGTGTTTCAGAAAAGACCaattaaccaattttttttacagAATAAATTTTTCgtttttattgaatttagtttaaatattttcattttaataattaaaaatacatgttaatacatattttatttaatatttttgaataatgttattaaattacTCTATAACTAACATAATTttagttaagattgtgaaagtatatatacacatataaaGTCAAGATAGCAGAatgagtttttgattttaatggtcacttttttattttttaacaaataattcataattttctaatataaatgtgtaattaaaaaataatatgctTTTGGTGAGATTTCAACAtgtgaataataaaaatttatatcttaCAATTTGAATCACTACACTAAACCCttgtatgtttaaaaaaataagtaaatttaattaaaatctgtttttttttaaatgagttatCCCGGGAGGTAGACTTCTCTAGCCCGGGGTTTGCTGGGTTTATCCCAGAGTCGGCCCTGACTATATTCAGGGTCGGCTCTGGAGTAAGCTCAGCAAACCCTCTGGCTAGGACGTTCACTCCTTATGGCAACCcatttattgaaaaaaactaaaatatgtagttaaatttattgttattttaaatatagaatattgtaaaataatggttcaagataaaaattaatatttttattttgattatggGTTAGAATCTTAGCAAAcacaaactattttttataaattttgtaaattagatCTAGGccaacaaaaacaaatccaTATTTCTTTTACGTGGAGAtggggcagcccaaaactcggggCCGACTTTATATTATGTGTATTCATATTTGTTGGACATTGGGTTCGTTTCAAATGGGCAGAGGAAGCGCCTTCAAGCCTCCAAACCTTCACACTTTTTCTTTGTCTCTACATGATCATGTATGTATTGAGTGAAATGTAAAATAAAGTACAAAGAAAAGATACAACTAAATCCCAAATTTGTCTGATATTTGTATTATCAAAAGTGTGTTCATAATATTAGGCAAATGTGCTAAGAAAGAATGTCAAAAATCATAAGATAAgtctaatattataaaaatcaggACCACCCTAATACATGTCATGTTGCATTGTCTCAAGTTCGAGAAGACGCTAGAATACATGATGAGTGAGTTCTTTGCCTGCTCTGCGAAAACAAACCGGTCAAGATGAAATATGTGACTGAGTTGGTCAATGAAGCATTACATAAAGACAAAATTCGTACGGACAAAAGGTCATGACTTGGGAGATGATGAAGACTTTGTTATGAGAAGCCAACAAAAGAAACAAGAGAAGACAATAAAGTCACTATTTCAAAGAGATGGTTTCAAACTCAAGAAGGACTTCAATTATGAGAATCATAGtaaacaatttgtgaaatggaAACTCACAACTTAATGATAGAGCGGAATAATTCATGTTCTCGATGAGTTTGAATCTTCACCCGTACcatttaaaagaaagaaaataaacaattttgtGAAGAGTAGTGATCgatgattttattttctcttatcaAGACTTTGTtccatttttattgatattgtttgttttgggtgttttatttttgtgttgtaATATTATTGTCACAAATTGTACTATCTCAGTTTGTTTTTTCTCCAAATGTTTTCGGACTTCGcaacaaagaaattaatataaaaaaatgtcttgctttaaagagataaaaaacAACATTTTCAAGCACTCAACTTAATACACTTTATTTCATAACATGGTGctttagatatttaatttgaatatccTACTTCTCATCTTCCCAAAACTACATTATCTTCTCACAAATCACAATATACTTCCATTGTTTTTGTAGTCTTTGATTAGTTTAGTTGTACTAGTTAAAAGATAATGAACTACAATTGGTACCCTccaattaattttcaaacacaTGTTAAACCCTTTGGTTTCTAACTTCTTGATTTCAACAcctcaaaaaaaataatcatcctACTCGGCGTTCATTATCCTTATTTCTTGTACATAGATGGCCAATTACACAATTTATAAGTTAGATCATACTATGCTCTATTTGTTATTCTTGTAAACAAtgtgaaataatataatttcaaattgaTTCTCAACACAACACGACATACACTTGTATTCTTTAGACCCATGTCCCACCTCTAGGTAACCAAGGATGGAAAGAACAATACAAGGGCCCGTCCCTTCCTCCGACACAACTAGCGTTTACTCGTTTAATCGAGTATCTATTATGGGCCCAAAATCTTCGATTTTAAAATAGATAGATTAGAGATGgatgtatataaaatataggACATTTGAATTGACTAGGGGAATAAACAAATAGTAGTACTTGTGAATTTGGTATTTGTAAATTGGAAGTGTTTTAAATGAGGGTAAATTTTGGGGTGAAAAGATGATGTATATTTGTTCCCACCAACCCATTGCTAAGAAAGTGTCTAGGTTCATCCTTACTTGAGCCTAGTCCTCCATCAATTTCTATAAATGTGCTTTTTctcaataaaaatgttaattaagaCCTAGTTTTAATTTCTATTTAGCCTCTCAATCATCTTCCAATCTTAAttctttgaatttgattttgcaAATCAAAGATTCCAACTTTAAAACGCCTCTTTTAGAGGGGAGAGAGAGCGAGATAAAAGAGACGCCAATCACTGTTACTGCCTCTAATGGCGTCCATGGCGGCTCTGTTTAGCATAACCCCGATCCAATCTCTCTCGCCACTCAAAACCCAGAAAACCCATTATGCGATTCCCCTTAGGTTACCCAGTTATCGTCAATGCAGTCCCAAAATCAAATATCAGAGGATCAGTATATCTTCTGGCCTGATCGAACCCGATGGTGGGCATCTTGTGGAACTCCTCGTCGAGGAATCCAGAAGGGATGAGAAGAGATTACAGGCACTTTCCATGCCGAAGATCAAGCTTTCTCGGATCGATCTGCAATGGGTTCATGTTCTCAGCGAAGGCTGGGCTAGTCCCCTACAAGGATTCATGAGAGAATCCGAGTTCCTCCAAACTCTTCATTTCAATTGCCTCCGACTTGATGACGGCTCTTTCGTCAACATGTCGGTGCCGATTGTTCTCGCCCTAGATGACTCTCAGAAGAGTCAGATCGGCGAGTCTCGCAGCGTCGCCCTAGTTGACTCTGCAAACAAGACGGTTGCTATTCTGAATAAGTATGGACTATGTTCTTTTTCAtcatttatatcttattttgtttttatgcaTGTGTTATGTCATGATCTTAACTGTTTTGTGCAACATATGGATCATATAATGTGCATACATGCATATATGATctgttttgtttatgtttttgcATTCTAAAAGCATAAATCTTCATTGCTTAGCTGAATTTTTCAAGTTAGCATGTCAAAGAGATGATGTAAGTTAGATGTTATTGTCATGTGAATAGACTTTGACATCTGATGCTATGCTCTGTTGTTCATACTCAAATAACTATCCTTTCAGTTCAGAAAATTGATTTGTTTAATGAAGGTTAGGTCAGTGATATagacattgtttgtattattCGAAGTCGGATTTGCTACTCTTTATTCTGATATGTTTCATTGGTTGGTATGTATTTATAGCATTGAAATCTACAAGCACAACAAGGAAGAAAGAATAGCAAGAACTTGGGGCACAACAGCACCCGGTCTGCCTTATGTTGATGAAGCCATAACGAATACAGGAAACTGGCTTATTGGGGGAGATTTAGAGGTTATAGAGCCTATCAAGTACAATGATGGCCTCGATAGGTTCAGACTATCCCCATCTGAGCTTCGCGATGAATTTACAAGAAGAAATGCGGATGCTGTTTTCGCTTTCCAGCTGAGGAATCCAGTTCACAATGGCCATGCTTTGCTCATGACTGATACACGTCGTCGACTACTTGATATGGGTTTCAAAAATCCCATTCTTTTGCTTCACCCGTTGGGTGGATACACTAAAGCAGATGATGTTCCACTCAGCTGGAGAATGCAGCAACATGAGAAAGTAAGTGGATATGGTCAGTTTGGTTTAAATCtgaaaaaagtaaaattttttGTTAGTTTGTCTTATAAGTAATTAATTCAATTCTGTTACAGGTGCTAGAAGATGGTGTTCTTGATCCAGAGACTACGGTTGTGTCTATATTTCCATCTCCAATGCATTATGCAGGTCCAACTGAGGTTCAATGGCATGCAAAGGCACGGATCAATGCAGGAGCCAATTTCTACATTGTGGGACGTGATCCAGCTGGTATGGGTCACCCGGTTGAGAAAAGAGATTTATATGATGCTGACCATGGAAAGAAGGTTCTTAGTATGGCTCCTGGCCTTGAAAGGCTCAACATTCTTCCTTTCAAGGTACcaaaaataccatttcttctttgttttgctttaatttttttttgtatgggTTGACAAAATAAATCTCATTTACTATTGTATTCTTagttaaaaaatgatattaactGCATATTCTTCTCGGTATCAATGCAGGTAGCTGCTTATGATAAAACTCAGGGAAAGATGGCGTTCTTTGACCCTTCAAGGGCCCAAGATTTTGTCTTTATCTCAGGAACCAAGGTACCTATTTCTCCATGAATACACATCAATGATATGCAACTATTATCTATAAGGCACTACATTTTTCTTTGAAGTGTTGAAGTTTGTATTACAGTTTGGAGTTTATAATCAAATTCTCACTCAACTCCAAAGAATCACAAAATCAAGATGAGACAAAAATAATCATATCTCAATCTTCCTCTGAATTTGGACCTAGACCTTCTTCCACTACTATATGTGAATCAACTCGAGTCACTAAGCCTATTACTCCTTGTCCTTCTCATACCCGATTTAGGCTTCTCAATGCTATCACATTGAAGTCTATTTTGTTTACTTTCGAGTTttgattttatatgtttttatcaaTGTTTTTTATCCAATTCTCATAGGATTCTAGAATCTGGCTTTGACTTCTTAAGGCACTCATAAGCCATTGATTTTGTATTGCATCATTACACCCACATCATCTTCTCCATCAGTTTTTCCCTTATCTTCTTCAACCTCTTCCTCTTAAGTTTTATCATCAACTTCAACCAGCTTGACTTGACAATTCATTCATATCAGTTTGTAAAGGTACCACTTCAGTTACACAATCCTCATCATATTTGGAAATGGTTAATTGAATAATTCTCAAATAACTCACCATCTTATCTTTTCATCCCTCTAATTAATCACGCCATTCAAATCTAATACCAAAATATCctctattttttaattcattatatataactacctttaagtctttttaccctAATAACTCACTTTTTCATAACCCCAACATGATCAAGACATGGGTTATTTAAATTACCGAAcccgaacaaggcctaagctCAAAATCTCATCTCCTATCTTCTTGTCAATATAACAAGGAATCATCTGCATTTATATTTCCTAGTTTTTTATACATCTTGCATAATAATTTGAATCTAGATCATCTATCTAATTATAGATCCTTGTATATGAAAATTCTTTGCATATATGATTTCTGATATTTTTGTTCATTTCTCTGTTTACAGATGCGTACTCTGGCAAAAAACAAGGAGAACCCACCAGATGGATTCATGTGCCCCTCGGGATGGAAAGTGTTGGTCGATTATTATGATAGCTTAACTCCTACCACCAATGGAAGAATCCGGGAACCTGTCCCAGCTTAGTAGGGGTAACAACAGTTGACAATGTTTTCCTGTTAAATATGTTTAGGAGAAACAATTGTCTCCATTGTGTTTGCGTGTGTGTTGGGATAACAgctttctttatttctttcttatgtgtgatattgaataaatatgagGCAAAGGTGCACAGGGACCAAACATAAGAAAATGCAATAGGATTGCTTTTTATATGTCTCCTTGCCAGTGTGATCAAAAACAAAAGACCCGTAGTTGGGACTTGGGAAGCTTGAAACTGTAAAATACATTACCATGCTCTTTGTATCATTATTCTATATTATGATTGTGCTTGTGTTTGTACAGTGAAAAAAGTTGCTTTTCAGTTTATAAGTTTTTCAACCTTTTAACCTACTAGTATTGTTAAGTGGTAAGGATTTCAGGTTCAATTCTAAAACGCTCTGCTTTAAATGAGGGTAATGATTGCAAAAAAATAAAGCTTTTTAATTTTCTCATATTTGGAAAATGGAATGTATCATGATCTTGTTAGAGcaaatatttagaaatttaCTGGcagttttctatttttttaggttaaaaatcAGAATTTGttctttgaataaaattaatggCTTCTAATTTCAATTTGGATTGAGGCCCATGGtgtatgataataaaaaagGTTAAATCCATATAACTTGCTCTTTAAAATGGCTGATATGGAAATGTTTTCATCTTTTAAGAtcttattcatataaaaaaaaatagtacttGCATTTATCGAGATGAGGAGCCGGGCTCGCTCAAATCCAAGACTTGGATTTATCGAGATCACGATAGTCATCGATAGACATATTTTAGATTGAATTTTGAACTttaagagtcgccacctaatatattttaaaaattaggaaaaaaaattatttactgaacgcttttagttttataaattctGTTTGGTTCGGAGTTTAATTACACGTGTAAAAGAGTATCGACGCTATGTCTCATGTGTCCGCTCTTTCAGGCGGTCTTTACTTAATACTTGACCATATTATAAAGTGTGATCATTTACAAAAATTTTTTACATAATCAATTATTCATTCAAACCTAGGTATGTGTCTACAAGTTTTTCTAAAGCCTAATTAAGCATGCTTCTACCTGTCTTtgatttaagataaaattataatcctTCAACTAATTGTCTAAAAAAAGtacatagataaaaataaattaagttactAGTAACCAAAGACGGTGGCTCTATAACCACACTCGCATAAAAGGGAGTAATAGCGACATGAAATATCGTCGTTATTGATATCTTTTCCGTCGCCCGTCGTTAAAAGGAAATAACCATGGTAAactagataaatttaattttattgatattattattattatagccCGTAGTcgaataaacttaaattaataagtttttttttatatttagtattcctaaactaataataatggTTTTAGGGATGTGTGAGATAATCAAGAGATTTAGGTGGGAGACCTATTTAATatgtacaataatttattttggcaTTTAAAGAGTCAGGCGTGTGAAAAGTCAATGCTTTCCTATAAAGCTTGTAAAAATCTATTTGAGAtgaataagaagaaatatttttcACTCTTGTTACCAACAAATTGGTATCGAACCATTGTGTGTGAGGTGAGCGTGAGAGAACCTACCAGCCTCAAAAGAGAACGACGCGGTGTGCGCTGtccaaaagagaaaaatgagCGATCGAGAGCTTTGTGAGGTATGTGTTGAGTGTAAACACTTGAGAGAAATGACAAGTCTAACCAGTGGCATCCCACTACCTAAGTTGACTAAATGCATCAACTACAACAATTGGAAGGTACAGATTAAGGCCCTTTTTGGCTCCCAAGATAACTAGGATGTGGTCGGGTCTCGGTAAGAGAAACTGGTGAACACATATGGGTATTCAAATGCCCAGTTGAACGCGTTAAAAGTCATTCGAGCTAAAGATAGAGCAATTTTGTATCTACTATATTGTTCTGTCGACGAATCTAACTTTGAAAAGATAGCTGACGCAAAATCTTCTAAAGTAGCATATGATAcactcaaaatatcaaacaaaggAGACGAACGGGTTAAGCAAGTCCGACTTCAAACCCTAAGGGGCAATCTGGAAAACATGAGGATGAAAGAGTCTGAAAGAGTAAATGAGTTCATTACTCGGGTGGAGACCGTGGTGAACAAACTGAATTGGAATGGTGAGAATTTTTCATCAAACCGAGTTATTGAAAAGATTTTAAGGTCATTGAAAAATAGTTTCGAAAACATCATGTGCGCAATAGAGGAATCCAACGATTTATAACACTCACCATTGAAATACTTATTGGTCCCTGGAAGTGCATGAgcagagaagaaaaaaaataaataaaaggggGAGTCCTTTGAGCAGACTCTCCAGGCGAAGGCGACAATAAAAGAGGAGAAAGTGTTTTATGCTCAAAGTACTAAAGACAGAAGAAGAGGTAGAGGCCTATGCGATAGAGGAAGCGGAGGACGATGAAGTGAGTAAGTCGGCCAACAGAACTGACATGGCTGAGGTCAAGTTCGGGGTGGCCGGACAAACACAAACAACAATATTGAGTGTTATAACTATGGAAAGTATGAACATGTTGCCAATGATTTTTACTCGATAAAATGCTACTACTACGAAAAGTTGGGTTATATATCCAAAGATTGTAGATCCAAGAAGAAAAAAGAGGAATTAACAAACTTCTTTGCTGAGAAAAAAGATGAAAGATTGTTGCTGGTGACAAAAATTCCAGAAATTGAGATCAAACCGAGCTATTCTGATAACTCGTTTTGGTGTTTGGACACTAACGCAAGTAACCACATGTGTGGTGAAAAGAGGTTATTCAAAATACTCTCAAATGTGGAGTCAATATCCATTTCTTTCGACGATGCTTCAAAAGTAGCGGTTAAAGGTCGAAGAACGATTAGGTATCAATAGAGAAATGAGGGAATCAGAGAGATCATAGATATTTACTACGTAACTAATCTCAAAAGCAACATACTTAACATGAGATAGTTGATGGATAAAGGGTACTCGGTTCTGATGAAGGACCAAGAACTACAAATGAAGGATAAACTCGGGAGGCTCATTGCCTaggtagaaatgaagaaaaattacATGTACAAATTTGAGGTGAAATAGTTCAACATAAATGTATGCAACTTGATCTAGAGGATGATGCCATGAAGTGGTATTATCAGTTCGATCATCTTCACTTTGGGGAGTTGACTGAGCTTGTGAAAAAAGATATGGTACTTGGACTGCCTAATATTAAATTCGAAAAGAGGTTCTGTGAAGAATCTGTGACCGGGAAGTAAATGATGACTTCTTTCCCAAGTAGTTCTAAATATCGAGCAAAAGAGCAACTCTAAATAATCCAAAATGATATATGTGGGTCGATAACAACAGAATCATTCTGTGGTAAGAGATATTTcttctctttaattaattgatgattttttgaGAAAGACGTGAGTTTATTTTCTGAGGGAGAAGTCAAAATTCTTTGAAACTTTCAAGAAATTCAAAGTGATGGTagagaaagaaacaaacaaagtcATCAAAGTAGTTCGAACTGACAAAGGAGGTGAGTTCACTTCTACTAAGTTCAACAAATAGTGCGAGGAATATGGGATCAAGCATTTTTTGACTGCGTCATATTCTCCGCAGAAAAACGGTGCAGTGGAACAAAGAAACCGAACTATTCTCGATATAGTTCGATCTATGTTGAAAGGAAATAATATGCCAAAAAGTTTTGGACAAAGGTGGTGCACTGCACAATCTATGTGCAAAATAGATGTCCACATGCAAAGCTAGGAGAGAAGATTCCCTAGTAGATTTGGAGTGGTATGAAGCCGAATGTCTTTCATATCAAGGTGTTTGATAGCGTGTTCTATGGGCAAGTACCAAGTTAGCACatgataaaattagaaaatcggaacaagaagtacatatttatcgggtatgataaaaaatataagacatataaattgtttgatcatGTTAACAAGAAAGTGGTGGTGAACCGAGATGTTCACGTGGAGGAATCAATGACATGAAATTAGAGTAACCCgattgaagaagaaacaagTTTGGAGGTTGTTATGCCTCTGATATCAACAACCACTGAGTTTTCAGAAGATGAATCCGATCATCAACCGCCCAAAATGAGAAGTTTGCATGAGATATATGCCACTACAAATGAAGTCCGCGTTGTATGTCTCTTGGCCAACTCaaaagatttgaattttgagaaagCTGTACAAGACGAGAATTGGAGATCAACTATGGATGAAAAGATTGGGCAGTTGAACGCAACAAAACTTGGGAGCTGACCGACCTTCCTGAAGGAGCTCGGCCCATTGGAGTAAAATGGGTGTACAAAAACAGATTAACGTTGAGGGAGAGATTGAGCGTTATAAAGCTCGACTTGTGGTGAATGACTATAGACAAAAGAAGGAAATTGATTATGATGAAGTTTTTCACCTGTCACGAGAATGAAGTCAACCCGACTTCTAATCTCGTTAGCTGCTTAGAACCAATGATCGATTCTATAGATGATGTGAAATCAACCTTTCTAAATGGAGTGTTAAAGGAGGAGatgtacgttgaacaaccactcAGATATATGAAGAGAGGGGATGAGAAGAAGGTGTGTGATTGGGAAAAACCCTCTACAGACTGAAGTAGGCTCCTTGTGACTAGAATGAGAGAATTGAAGAGTATTTCAAGAAAAACGGGTATGAGCAATGTCCATACGAGCATGCCTTGTACAcaaagaaaattagaaaatgatatgaTAGTAGTCGCTCTCTATGTCGACGACCTCATATTCACCGGAAGGAACACAAAAATGATTAAGAAGGTCAATAAGGTAATGAAGAAAGAGTTCAAGATGATAAACTTAGGtctgatgaaatattttcttggcctaGAAGTGAAGTAGTCGGAGTAAGGGATTTTTATATCTCAAGAGAGGTACGcgtttgaaattttaaagatgTTTAAAGTGGAGGATTGTAACCCAATTTCTACTCCAATGGAACCAGACACTAAACTCTTAAagtttgatggaggagaacgAGCTGGATACTGGAGATATCAAAGCTTAATCAGTTTTACAAGCACGAGACCCAAACTAATGTTGAGTATTTGGATATCAAGTAGATCCAAGCTATACACAATGGAAGACCTTTAAGAGAATTATGAGATATGTTCGAGGAATCCTTTCACTTGGtcttttatattcaaattagaTTACTACCGATTAGTGGGTTACTCGGATAGTGATTGGtgtgatgatgttgatgaccaGAAAAATACTTCAAGTTATGTATTCCTTCTCGGGAATACGACTTTTAATTGACTGTCATAGAAGTGGCATGTTGTAACTTTATCGACCTATGAGCAGAGTATGTGGCGGCCTCTTGGAGCGCGTGTCATGTAGTATGGCTTTCAAATTTACTAAGGTATTTGTGAGTGATATGAGATGAAGGGACTGTGATCCGAGTTGATAATAAGTCAGCGATCGAGTTGACAAAGAACCCGGTTAATCACGGAAGGAGCAAGCACATCGACGTCCGATTTCATTTCATCTGAGAACAAGTCAAAGAAGGAAAGGTTGAGCTGGAGCATGTTGAAAGTCGAGCTCAAGCTGCTAACATATTTATCAAGccactaatatatttatcaagCCGCTGACATATTTATCAAGCAACTACCgaccacactgttggagatttGTAAAAGACTAGTTGGAATGAGATATGAGaaaagtatttaaatttaaagcgagatttgttgaataaacttaaattaataagtttttgtttttttgaacaACTTCTATATCCCCttttctagcctagcggcaacaagAAGTGGATATTAACTCTATGGTCCTAGGTTCGAGTCTGTCAAGCAGTAAGTTCTAAAAATGCTGTAAAcgttaaaaaaaactatttatgaATTTACTTTCAGATTTGtgttaattcatatatttttttcaagattCTCTTTACAACTCAAGACGGATTTatccaaatataaaaatagaaatgtgacatgataatattttttttttaatttaggccTTCCTATCCTTAGCCAAAACCATTGTTGATTGGGTTGACCAGTCAGTCATACATAGGGATCGTAATGAGTACCCATATATTTGATACCCGTGAATATTCGATAGTCGAGTTTGGGTTCAGGTATTTTAAACTGGGGTTCGGAATCGGGGATGGAGAGTAAAAATGATACTCAATCGGATTTGTGGTCTAGAAACATGGAGTGTGCAAAACCCAAATTCGATatccaaaatataaatattaaaaaatatatatttgttataatttaaaatgacttttttaaatttcatatcattacctttattataaatttacaataaatatattatttaattattcacacttcactctcataccctcatC from Impatiens glandulifera chromosome 5, dImpGla2.1, whole genome shotgun sequence includes:
- the LOC124937683 gene encoding ATP sulfurylase 1, chloroplastic-like — translated: MASMAALFSITPIQSLSPLKTQKTHYAIPLRLPSYRQCSPKIKYQRISISSGLIEPDGGHLVELLVEESRRDEKRLQALSMPKIKLSRIDLQWVHVLSEGWASPLQGFMRESEFLQTLHFNCLRLDDGSFVNMSVPIVLALDDSQKSQIGESRSVALVDSANKTVAILNNIEIYKHNKEERIARTWGTTAPGLPYVDEAITNTGNWLIGGDLEVIEPIKYNDGLDRFRLSPSELRDEFTRRNADAVFAFQLRNPVHNGHALLMTDTRRRLLDMGFKNPILLLHPLGGYTKADDVPLSWRMQQHEKVLEDGVLDPETTVVSIFPSPMHYAGPTEVQWHAKARINAGANFYIVGRDPAGMGHPVEKRDLYDADHGKKVLSMAPGLERLNILPFKVAAYDKTQGKMAFFDPSRAQDFVFISGTKMRTLAKNKENPPDGFMCPSGWKVLVDYYDSLTPTTNGRIREPVPA